TCCTGGTAGACAGAGCTCAAGTTAcaactcaggagcagaggcagcccctccccctttctttttcagtTCTGATAACAGCCAAGTTTCCTCTACTACACCAGAGGAAACTCATTTTACTAATATGAAAATAAACCGAAAAGTTTATCCCCGTATTCAAATACAGTATTTGTGTATTGCCCCCAAATAGAAAACCATTGATTTCCTTGTGAGATAATTATGATTTATAGCAACCAAAAAACTCTGCAAGCCCAGCAGTGGCAAACACCTGTAACACCTTTCCCACTTCACCCCCACCGGAGGAGGGAACAATGGAAGTTTAAGGCTTGCCTGGGCTATAAAAGAAAGTCAAAGTTAGCCTTggcaacttaatgagaccctgtctccatatTAATAAGTAAAACAAAGCCCGGGGATATAGTTTAGTGACACAACACTTGTCCAGCATGCATAAGGccttaggttcaattcctagtactgaAAACATAAGGCAATGATAATTTGGGGGCGGGATAGGAAGTGTGGCTAGCTCCATGGAACAGCACTTGCTCCCTATGCCAGAAGCCCTGGGGATAATAATAACTTGAAAAGGGAATAAGCTTTACACATGCCGGAGCTAAGTGTGGTttgcattaaaattaatttctggaTGATACTGACGCTGCCAGGAACTTAAAGAAACAGCTGTATATCTTTTACAAAACCACAAAGGATTATAAAGGAAAGGAGATGATGCATTCAGTTCCACGATTTCACCTGCTGGTCCTGTGCAAGGACTCAAAGCCTTAGGGGACCCGCCCCGCCCACTCGCAGCCAGGAAATACTTGTCCAAGAGGCAGGACTGGCAGTTCAAAGTTCCTGACCGGATTCTCAGTGCAGCTTTGAGGGAAGAGGTTGGCGGCCGTGGGAGACAGGCCATCCTGGTACAGCCCACCGTCCGGCTGCGGGCTTGACTCACCCACTCCGGAGCCTCAGCACTGCGCGGCACCGCTCCGAGGGGTCGCGGACCTCCAAAGGCGCCCCAAGCAGTGGCGCCCAGGGCCGAGAAGGCCACGCCCTCCCCCACTCGGCCTCCGATTGCTCACGTCTGGCCGCGACCAGGCCGAGGGCCGAGCGCGTCGCTCCCGCGTCCCCGCACCGCGTCCGCCTCGCGCTCGCTGTCGCGGCTGTTGCCCCGGGTTTAGCGGCTCTTGTGTCCCTCCTGGCTCCGCGGCGGCCCGGCCCAATGGCGCCTCAGCGGAGGGGACCACCCAAAGTTCCCGAGGGAAGTAGTGCAGCCGAGCGCCGGCGCGCGAACAGGTAGAGAGGACGGCGGGAGGCTGCCAGCAATAGCGTGCGGGCCTGACTGGCGGCGTGTGGGCGTGGTTATTCCGGAGGCGGAGCCTCGCGGGAGGTGGGCGTGGCAGGAGTGGGCGTGGTCATGGCAAGCCGGCGTGGTGTGGGATGGGTCCAGCCCTATTGCAGTGTGATCAGGCGGGCGTCACTTAGAGCGCGTGGTCTGGAGTATTCTGCTGCAAATATCCCACGGTGGGATGTCCGCGTGGCTGCCCACCAAGGAGTTCTGCAGACCCTGCCAACAGGGAGCTTCATCCTTGAAGTGGGTTTGAGTGAGCAGGTTTCTCTCACGAGTGGGTATTTCTGGGCCTTTATGACTCCCTTCTGCTGTGTGTCCCATCTCCCCACGTTTGCCGGTTACTTCATCCCGGCCTTTCACACTTCACCTGCCCGAAACTGACCTTGTGGGCTTATGACAAACCTATACCTGAATCCAAAGGATGGAGCGTTTGAGGACAGGGACCCAGCTCTTGACAACTCCGCGTGTATTTCAAGACCTATGGCCCGTGAGACCTTTCCTGAACAGCACTACGCATATATCCCAGTTATACACAGAGATCTGTAGAGACACAGACCACGCAGAACTGGGTCATAGGGGCATCAACTTATACATCATTTCTGATATTCTTTTGTGCTGTTTTTCTGGCCCCAGATTTATGATTCGAGTTAAGTGGATTCGATTCGTGCAAGTTGGTTCAAGTGCACATGTATTCTTGTAGAGACACGTGCTTGGGGTGGGGTAATCAAGCAGAGATGCAGGAGAGTAGAGATCGTGGCAATCCTCCAGATGGGAACTCTGTGGGCTGGGCAGGAAGTGTCCGTGGTCAACTCACGTTTTTTGTCCATTGAAGCATGTGCTCAGCCCTGTCTGATCAGAGGAGACAAGGCCGCATACTACCTGGGAAGCTCCTCTGAGGGGTGGAACCTCAGGTGAGGGGCGTGGTGAGGTCTGATGGGCACCCTGATCAGCTGGGTGGATTGTAGACCGAGGTGGATACTCCTGTTTCCCACTACCTACTTCATAATCAGCCCATGGGTCCCTGCAATATCTCAAGATTGATAGGGGTCCATCCACTTTGATCAGAGGTCAGTGTAGGCCCAGCCCACGGCTGGTGGTATCCGGTGTGAACATCTTGTGGTTTTGATAGGCACGCTTACTGAGATAGCTGCATCCAGTGGTTGTgttttctgttctcagcaccaagAAGGAGCGGTTGCCTCAGGAGTCACAGAGGACATGGCTGAGGACTGTGGCCCTTGGAGTTGGCCTTGCTCTGATCACATTCCTGCTCTGGAGTAGTCTGGGGACCAATGATGATGTGGCTGAAGTCTTGGCCCGCTGTGGTGAGGTCCTAGAGGGCAGGTTCATTGAGGTTCCCTGCTCGGAGGACTATGATGGTCACCGAAGATTTGAAGGTATGTGCCACAGGTTTCTTATTAAAGAGTGACTGGTCGGGAaaaacaagctgggtggtggtgctgcacactttgaatcccagcacttgaggggcagagacaggtggatctctgtgagttcaaagccagccttgtccaggacagccaggagaaacctcaaaaaatcaaaccaaaaaaagaaaaaaaaaaaaagaaaagaaagaaagaaaagaaaaaaaaagtgtatggtGGAGATGGCTCATATTTAAGAaaacttgaggacctgagttcagttcctagcacctttGACAGGCAGctcaactacctgtaactccaccttCAGGAGATTCAGCCCTTCCTTCTTCTGCAGGTACCTgcaatcacatacacacagatatacacaaggTCAAAGGGACAGAAATGAAATTCAACATCGCTTTTTGCTACAACTGGAATCGGTTGAAAAATGGTATATTTGGGCAGAGACGAATTTTCCCTTCCCAACACTGGGTTGGAGAGTAAAGAGGGTTCAGGGTCACCCTCCGGTGCACTCTGGTGTAGACAGCATCTCAGCAAGCTTCTGTGCCCAGGGGCGGTGTGCAGAGAAGTAACAGGATTACCAGGGTGAGaaagggtcagcaagatggcttggcagttaaaagTACATAATACCAAGTCGTATGGCCGCAGTTCAATAtcctgaacccacatggtggaagagaatCAAGAGTAAGGAGAACCAACTCTGACCTCtatataataaatgtaataataacaaCTAATaacttataataataaataaatgtaaaaaagagtTCCAGAAAGATGAGGATGACACGTGAGAGACCAAGGTGATGATAAGGAATGCCCAGAAAGTGTGATGGGAAGAATGTCATCCCAGGTCACAGGTCTGCAGCTCCACCTATGGCCCTGGTTGAGGCAGGAAGGAGCAGCCAGCTGGTTACAGAATGGAGCCCTGGGGCAACAGAGAAGGAGCCACAGAGTCAGGGCCACAGTGCCAGGTGAGGACAGTCAGCACCCTGGGGAATACACACCTCTGGGCCTGATGGATCCCATGGGGTGCAGGCCTTCTTGGACTGCTGCTTTCCTGAATGCTTTGTACCCTCCAGATACATTGTAGCTTTTGGGTCTTGTAGGcagactccccctcccccctcccagttcccaaataacccaCATGAATACTCagtattaattttaaatacttggccaatagtttaggcttgttactagctaactcttacagcttaaatcaacccatttctattattctacatATTGCCATGTGACTTGTGGCTTTACCTATCCTCCAACTTGTTTTGGAGCATCTCCTGGCAACTCCTCTGGCTCcgccctttttcttcccagtgtccttggTATGGTTTTCCTGTCTGACCTTATCCTTTTTAGGTATTGGCTAGTCGGCTTCTTTATTGAACAAATAACAGTGCAATTTACAGTGTATGGAAGGATTGTTCTGCAGCAGGACCTGGCTTTAAACAAACCATAAGAATGGTAGAgttgtctgtttttttctctttgctctttgggggcccaccacccatctcccaaataaatacatggagacttgttcttacttatgaatgcctggccttaacttggcttatttctagttagcttttcttaacttaaacaATTCTCTTCTACATTATGCccctgggcttttacctttctctattttatataccttgctttcttcttactctgtggctggctgtgtgctAGATGACTGACCCCTAGCGGcgtcctctccttctccttttcttgctctctgctcttcctttcttctcttattttctctgtctgccagccccgcctatccttctgcctagctattgaccattcagctctttattagaacaatcaggtgttttagacaggcaaagtagcacagctttacagagttaagcaaatgcaacataaaagaatggaacacatctttgcatccttaaataaatattccagctgggcggtggtggcgcgctcctgtaatcccagcacttgggaggcagagacaggcggatctctgtgagttcgaggccagcctggtctaccaagggagttccaggacaggctccaaagctacagagaaaccctgtctctaaaaaccaaaaacaataaaaaaataaatattccacagcataaacaaatgtagcacattttaaactgatattccacaacagaatGGTTTATTTTTTACTCAAAGTAATAATGTTTTGGACTTGAATGAAGAAAAGAACCTATGTTCTTCCACTAGGGGGCACTGTTGTGATACACAAGAATTCAGCACACAGTCGCACGGGAGAGGGCCCGGGAGTGCTCTGTGGACTGGGTGGTCAAGGAGAAAGGGTGCGtgactttctccttcagcagtcaGTAAAATAAGCATGCTTCTGTTGTGTTGGATGCTCTGTCCTAGGACTTTTTCATTCAAACATCTTaatttataacacacacacatgcacacacacacgcatgcatgcgggcacacacacacacaataaatggcAGCTTCCCATCCAGAGTTAGCATATCTTGCAGTAAGACCCCATGAGTTTACAGTCCCATCTCATCAGTAAGAACATTACACAGTTCACTCCATCCTGTCCATCTCCCCGCGGCCGCGAGCCCCATCACACTCTCCCCATCTCAGCTGCTTCTGACTTCCttcctctcagtgtctgcatGACCCCGAGGTGGAAGGAGATACAGAGATGAGTGTGGTAGGCGGGTGCTTTGGTCCTGGAGAAGCATAGTGACCAGAATGACAGGTTCAGCTTGGGCTGTGCCAGAACTTTCCAGGGGTTATTTAAGAGTGCTCAAACCAGCAAGCAAGAtaaggaatattgccaaactgTTAGTGTACTAGtataggcctgtaatctcagaactcaggaggctgaggcagcatgaactacatagtgagaccatgtttcTAACAAGACACAGCAAAGCAGAGATGTCAGTGCAATGTTTGGAGGTTTCCTTGTTTTCCCAGGTTTGGGGGCAGTGACTGGTGTTTAGGATCAGCCTATCAGTGTGGGTCTGTGAGAAACCCAGGACACCTACCAGGAGGGAGATGTGAGCTCTAAGACTGTGCACAGGGCACAGTTCTGGTGAAAAGTTACCACTGTTTTTCTGAAGTTGACTTTTAACTAGGTGTATTAGCCAAACTTGCCCCCTAGTCACAGTGGAGGGCCTTGCCAGCTCAGCCGTCATCTTGGGGCAGCGGCTTTGGTAGTCAGCATTTCTCCTTAATTCTCATCCTCCAGGCTGCACCCCCAGGAAGTGTGGCCGAGGTGTCACTGACATGGTAATCACCAGGGAGGAGGCGGAGCAGATTCGCAGGTACTCACGCATCTCTACACTTTGTCCAGGGCATACATGGGTATAGCAGAAAGTGGGGAGTGAGCCCGGGCAGCAACAGAGTTGAGAGTCTCATGGTTCTGTGGATCATCCCCGAGGGTTTTGGGGGTCAAAGGGCAGACTTCCTATTTCCTCCTTCCTTGGAGGAAATGCTGTGGCCTTTGCAATGTTTCTGCTGATTGAGCCTCCCCTCCACGGAGCTTACTCTTCTGTGAAAACACggcctcctccagcctcagctgaCAACCACTGGATAGCATTTCATCCCTCTGTGGTTCATGAATGCTATCTCAGAAGCAGCTGGTGCTGGAGTTTTCCTTGTgggggttttaaaaaaaagatcttaaGAAGAAAGattaggttttctgttttgttttgttttgttttttcgagacagggtttctctgtggctttggagcctgtcctggaactacctctgtagaccagcctggtctcgaactcacagaagatTAGGTTTTCTGACCAGCTGTCAGAGTCAATATGCGAcccttcatttggaccttgagtccctttctcctccatcctcATTCCTCATGCTGGTCCTGCTACGATGCCCAGCAAGAAGcctgtcctttctttccttcttcccacccTCATCCTGTATCTCCGTCATACTTGAGGATTACAGTGTTTTACTGAGAGCCGAGTGCTCCTGGGTGGCCTTGTCAAAGTGGTTTTTAAGCAGGCTGTGTGTCAGTAGCGAGAGGATGATGTATCCTCAGCTTAGAAAGTTACAGTTTCGAGTTTGTTTGTGTCATAAATGTTAAACATGCAGAGCCTATAAACAAGGCACTATTATACTGATTGATGTTTTGCCTAGATACTTTATGGACAATGCTGTCAACTAAATTCTGATTTAAAGTTTTCTCCCCCACAGAATAGCAGAGAAGGGACTCTCCCTAGGTGGATCAGATGGAGgggtgagttgccatgattcctgttcccatttttttttttttgatacattttaagttttctctccttggaagggaaggaaaaagtatTGGCTGCACAGGGTCCCCTCTGTTCCCCACCTCAGACATGGGCTGATCTGTCCATGGTGTTTCTCAGATAGTGGCTGGGGTTCCTTCTGCCTGGTGGGCACAAAATATATCCCTCTGGGAAGAGTATGTGTTAAGTCACACATGGCCATCTCTTCAGGCTGTCATAGGCTGCCTGGCTTCAGCACTGGCACTTTAGACACTCTGGGTCGGGacagggaggatgggggaggggtgggaaaagGGGAGGTCAGAAGCCTGGTGGCCAGGTGGCTGCTGGGAAAGGCCAAGCCTCCTATGATGCTTAGACGGGTCCTCCTGCAGCAGACCAGCGGAGGCCTGCCGTCCTTTTCACAACAGGAGATCACACAGTGAACAGGTTGGTGTGTCCACGGGGAACCTGGGATATAATTTGGAAACGGGGGTTTTGTAGCTGTAATTGAGGGAAAGTCCCTCTCAGGGGCCCCAAGACCAAGGACAAGGTGTCTATATAAGAGATAGCcaaagaaaggaggaagcctACATGTGGGTGCGTGGAGGTGGGAAGCGGGCTGATGTGGCCATAAACCAAAGAAGGCCAGGGGCCACAGATGCTGGAGGACAAGGAAGGACCATGCCCTAGAGCTTAGGCCACAAACCAAGGAGTGCCTCCGACCCATCTTGATTCTAGACTTCTGGCCTCAGAGGTGGGAGAATGAACTTGTGCAGCTGGAAGTCCTCACTTTGTGTTGGTACAGCCAAAGGAATGAACTGGGCTAGCCGCACGTTTGTAAATGTTGGTACAGCCATAGGAATGAACTGGGCTGGCCACACGTCTGTAAATGTTGGTACAGCCATAGGAATGAACTGGGCTGGCCACACGTCTGTAAATGTTGGTACAGCCATAGGAATGAACTGGGCTGGCCACACGTCTGTAAATGTTGGTACAGCCATAGGAATGAACTGGGCTAGCCGCACGACTGTAAATGTTGGTACAGACATAGGAATGGACTGGGCTAGCCGCACTTCTGTAAATGTTGGTACAGACATAGGAATGGACTGGGCTAGCCGCACGACTGTAAATGTTGGTACAGACATAGGAATGGACTGGGCTAGCCGCACGACTGTAAATGTTGGTACAGACATAGGAATGGACTGGGCTAGCCGCACGTCTGTAAATGTTGGTACAACCATAGGAATGAACTGGGCTGGCCACACGTCTGTAAATGTTGGTACAGCCAAAGGAATGAACTGGGCTGGCCACATGTCTGTAAATGTTGGTACAGCCATAGGAATGAACTGGGCTGGCCGCACGTCTGTAAAtggtcagctgggtggtggccacTGGGACCTTGGTGGTGGTGTGGATTCTCACTTGGTCTCTACTTGGTGTGAGGAAATAGCTGAGGATGAGTTCCTTTCCCTGTGTATCTTGACAACTGCTTTGTGCTGCAGTCTGTAGTCGGCCCAAATCAAGTCTGCAGAGACCATGCCTTTGGGAAGGTTGGCTGTCAGACTTTGCTCCAATTTCAAAGTATGTCTGTGATTGCTGGACTTCACCCATGGCTCTTTCTTTAGAGTTCTGGAAGTAGAATCCCTTTTATGTTGTTCAGTTTGGTTCAGGGAGATATTTGCTAAAAGACTGTCAGAGTTACCTTTCTCCTACACCTTCAGCATTCCCTGATACCGTTAAGTTCAGTAAATACTAAGTAAACCCACATTGTGTCCACACCTTAGCTAAGTAATTGTGAGAGTAAGGGAAGGGGCCTGGTGTCTGTTACTACTGCATGCATGGGGTAAAATAGTCCATGCTTTCCTCCTGGGATGTAGGAAAAGACTCAAAGGTGGGCGGTCAGGGTCAGAAAACATTTTAGCAGGTCCTTAAAAGTTAGCGATGTGTAGTTCCATATAACATGTTTTACTGGGAGCCCCCAGAACATGCCCACATGCATGTGGCCAGCGTGTACAGAAAAATCCAAGGCATCACGGATAGACCAGCAGGTTTGACACATCCTTATGGAGCGACAGCCTCAGTGCTGAGCTGGGATAAACAGCATGAGTTACGCTAAAGGAAAGAAGCCTATCACAGGGTCTGTTTGCCATTCCTCCATCTCAACAGGACACGGCTAGACTCCTACAGAAAGTGGAGCCTCAGGTGTCCGGGATGGGctggcagagagcagagaggatTCACAGATGGGCGTAGTTGGTGTCCATGCAgaagtgcacatgtgtgcagaaacCAGTCACACTGCCCACTTGACACGTGGACAGACCTagtggagggaaggaaagcagGAGTCAGTAGGGTGGGCTGGGACTCACCGTGAGCATTCCCAGATGTGTCTAGGAAGTGTGTCCGGGGACTGTTTCTGAAAGTGTTAGGGGAAAATGTGGTTTCCCTTTTGGACAGCAGAGAGAGACACCTTTGTCCAGGCAGACAGTGCACAAggcaaggttttttttgttttttttttttaaggcaaggttTTTAAGAAGCCAGAGGTAGGGTGGTAACGGGGCTCCACTTTGGCTGTTAAAGTGACCATCACTTgttttacacacgcacacacatgtctTTTTCAGGCATCTATCCTGGACTTGCACTCTGGGGCCCTGTCTGTTGGGAAACATTTTGTGAACCTGTACAGGTGAGAGGCTGGAGGAAGTGCCAGAAGTAGGGAGCAGGTGGGCACTTGGTGGCTGCATGGGTCTCAGGAAGCCACGAGTTCTTCAAGGGCCTCATTGTCACCATTCCCTTCCTTTCTGCcgacttcccttcctccctcaattttcctttcttcctctccatccttctcactttctgtccccttccttctccGTAACACCGTGGTTACTGTAGAAAGAGAATAACTCTCATGCTGTGATAGCCCgatccttcctctccatccttgctctccatccttcctctccgtccttcctctccttccttcctctctgtcctttctctccgtccttcctctccatccttgctctccatccttgctctctctccatccttcctctccttctccataACACAGTGGTTACTGTAGAAAGAGAGTAACTCTCGTGCTGTGATAGCCCGAtccttcctctccgtccttcctctccttccttcctctccgtccttcctctccttccttcctctccgtccttcctctccgtccttcctctccttccttcctctccgtcattcctctccatccttcctctccgtccttcctctccttccttcctctccgtccttcctctccttccttcctctccgtccttcctctccttccttcctctccgtccttcctctccttccttcctctccgtccttcctctccttccttcctctccgtccttcctctccttccttcctctccttccttcctctccttccttcctctccgtccttcctctccgtccttcctctccttccttcctctccttccttcctctccgtccttcctctccttccttcctctccgtccttcctctccttccttcctctccttccttcctctccgtccttcctctccgtccttcctctccgtccttcctctccttccttcctctccgtccttgctctccttccttcctctccttccttcctctccttccttcctctccgtccttcctctccgtccttcctctccttccttcctctccgtccttgctctccttccttcctctccttccttcctctccttccttcctctccgtccttgctctccttccttcctctccttccttcctctccgtccttcctctccttccttcctctccttccttcctctccgtccttcctctccttccttcctctccttccttcctctccgtccttcctctccttccttcctctccttccttcctctccgtccttcctctccttccttcctctccgtccttcctctccatccttcctctccgtccttcctctccttccttcctctccgtccttcctctccttccttcctctccgtccttcctctccttccttcctctccgtccttcctctccttccttcctctccttccttcctctccgtccttcctctccttccttcctctccgtccttcctctccttccttcctctccttccttcctctccgtccttcctctccttccttcctctccgtccttcctctccttccttcctctccttccttcctctccgtccttcctctccgtccttcctctccttccttcctctccttccttcctctccgtccttcctctccttccttcctctccgtccttcctctccttccttcctctccttccttcctctccgtccttcctctccgtccttcctctccgtccttcctctccttccttcctctccgtccttgctctccttccttcctctccttccttcctctccttccttcctctccgtccttcctctccgtccttcctctccttccttcctctccgtccttgctctccttccttcctctccttccttcctctccttccttcctctccgtccttcctctccgtccttcctctcctttcttcctctccgtccttgctctccttccttcctctccttccttcctctccttccttcctctccgtccttcctctccttccttcctctccttccttcctctccgtccttcctctccttccttcctctccttccttcctctccgtccttcctctccttccttcctctccatccttcctctccgtccttcctctccttccttcttctccttccttcctctccatccttcctctccatcctttctctccttcctttctctccattcttcctctccatctttcctctccatccttgctctccatccttcctctccatccttctccaTAACACGGCGGTTACTGTAGAAAGGGAGTAACTCTTGTGCTGTGACAGCCCTGCTTTTGGAGACTTGCTGATTAGCTATGAAAGTCTGAttgaaggaaacaagaaaactgggtgtggtagtttATTCCTGACATCTGAAGCAGGAGGGTTACCCCAAGTTGaagatcagcctgagctacagagtgagaccctgggtttttgtttgtttgtttgtttgtttttaaggcatgCTTTAGTAACATGCTATATCTGctaatgttatttattatttcacaGATACTTTGGGGATAAAGTACAAAATATCTTCTCTGAGGAGGACTTCCAGTTATATAGGTAAGGAAGATGAAGTGTGAGAAGAGATGAGTGGGCCCAGAGATGCAAAGTGACCtgtaacacaattaataaaaacccagaggcagaaattggggttcaacctgaa
The Microtus pennsylvanicus isolate mMicPen1 chromosome 11, mMicPen1.hap1, whole genome shotgun sequence genome window above contains:
- the Ogfod3 gene encoding 2-oxoglutarate and iron-dependent oxygenase domain-containing protein 3; translated protein: MAPQRRGPPKVPEGSSAAERRRANSTKKERLPQESQRTWLRTVALGVGLALITFLLWSSLGTNDDVAEVLARCGEVLEGRFIEVPCSEDYDGHRRFEGCTPRKCGRGVTDMVITREEAEQIRRIAEKGLSLGGSDGGASILDLHSGALSVGKHFVNLYRYFGDKVQNIFSEEDFQLYRDVRQKVQLTIAKAFGIHASSLYLTKPTFFSRINSTEAQTAHDEYWHAHVDKVTYGSFDYTSLLYLSDYSEDFGGGRFVFMEEGSNKTVEPRAGRVSFFTSGSENLHRVEKVLWGTRYAITIAFTCNPDHGIEDPVLT